One Cervus canadensis isolate Bull #8, Minnesota chromosome 12, ASM1932006v1, whole genome shotgun sequence DNA window includes the following coding sequences:
- the LOC122451177 gene encoding LOW QUALITY PROTEIN: protein LRATD2-like (The sequence of the model RefSeq protein was modified relative to this genomic sequence to represent the inferred CDS: substituted 1 base at 1 genomic stop codon), translating into MGNQVEKLTHLSYKEVPTADPTGVDREDGPRIGVSYIFSNDDEDMEPQPPPQGPNGGGVGLPDGGDGPSLPRPQPYDPRLHEVECSVFYRDECIYQKSFSPGSAALSTYTPENLLNKCRPGDLVEFVSQAQYPHWAVYVGNFQVVHLHRLEVSNSFLTDASQGRRGRVVNDLYRYKPLSPSAVVRNALAHVGAKERELSWRNSXSFAAWCRYGKREFKIGGELRIGKQPYRLQIQLSAQRSHTLEFQSLEDLIMEKRRNDQIGRTAVLQELATHLHPEPDEGDSDAARTTPPPGRPPPAPGREEEDREAVVH; encoded by the coding sequence ATGGGCAACCAGGTGGAGAAACTGACCCACCTAAGCTACAAGGAAGTGCCCACCGCCGACCCGACGGGCGTGGATCGGGAGGATGGGCCCCGCATCGGGGTCTCCTACATCTTCTCCAATGACGACGAGGACATGGAGCCGCAGCCGCCGCCCCAGGGGCCGAATGGCGGGGGCGTGGGTTTGCCCGACGGCGGGGACGGGCCGTCTCTGCCCCGGCCGCAGCCCTATGACCCTCGACTGCACGAGGTGGAGTGCTCCGTGTTCTACCGCGATGAATGCATCTACCAGAAAAGCTTCTCGCCGGGTTCCGCGGCGCTGAGCACCTACACCCCCGAGAACCTGCTCAACAAGTGCAGGCCTGGCGATCTGGTGGAGTTCGTGTCGCAGGCGCAGTACCCACACTGGGCCGTCTACGTGGGCAACTTCCAGGTGGTGCATTTGCACCGGCTAGAGGTGAGCAACAGCTTCCTGACGGACGCAAGTCAGGGCCGGCGCGGTCGCGTGGTGAACGATCTGTACCGCTACAAGCCGCTGAGTCCCAGCGCCGTGGTGCGCAACGCGCTGGCGCACGTGGGCGCCAAGGAGCGCGAGCTGAGCTGGCGCAACTCGTAGAGCTTCGCCGCCTGGTGCCGCTACGGCAAGCGCGAGTTCAAGATCGGCGGCGAGCTGCGCATCGGCAAGCAGCCCTACCGACTGCAAATCCAGCTCTCTGCGCAGCGCAGCCACACGCTCGAGTTCCAGAGCCTGGAGGACCTGATCATGGAGAAGCGGCGCAACGACCAGATCGGGCGCACCGCGGTCCTGCAGGAGCTGGCCACGCACCTGCACCCCGAGCCGGACGAGGGCGACAGCGACGCTGCGCGGACTACGCCGCCTCCCGGGCGCCCCCCCCCCGCGCCGGGCCGGGAGGAGGAGGACCGAGAGGCGGTGGTGCACTGA